In Gammaproteobacteria bacterium, a genomic segment contains:
- a CDS encoding substrate-binding domain-containing protein → MNMNQNVLISLFVSASLWVSAVQSAEDVVVIVNADNTQSVSKQQIKNIYADITAAWSDGEQITVFHLPVDDDAREVFSQAIFGESAEKQAAAELNRKITNTIKNPSKTKSANLVKKMVKRDPKAIGYIPKSSLGASKGLRVVLTLQSP, encoded by the coding sequence ATGAATATGAATCAAAATGTATTAATATCTTTATTCGTTAGCGCATCCCTATGGGTTTCAGCGGTTCAGTCGGCGGAAGACGTTGTTGTCATCGTTAATGCCGACAACACTCAGTCTGTCAGCAAGCAACAGATTAAAAACATTTATGCCGATATCACGGCGGCTTGGAGTGATGGCGAACAAATCACCGTGTTCCATTTGCCGGTTGATGATGATGCTCGCGAAGTTTTCAGTCAGGCGATATTCGGTGAAAGTGCTGAAAAGCAGGCGGCCGCAGAGTTGAATCGAAAAATCACCAATACCATTAAGAATCCCAGTAAAACTAAAAGTGCCAACCTGGTGAAGAAGATGGTGAAACGTGACCCCAAAGCCATCGGCTATATTCCCAAGAGTTCTTTAGGGGCGTCGAAGGGGTTGCGGGTAGTGTTGACGTTGCAGTCCCCTTGA